Proteins found in one Serratia plymuthica genomic segment:
- the mtnA gene encoding S-methyl-5-thioribose-1-phosphate isomerase has protein sequence MQSLNTTSLTLSDNRLWILDQQALPQEKLWRQCDTVEELVDHILTLRVRGAPLIGLSASLLLALLAERGLPREELEQALATLRASRPTAVNLMNNLDRMKQALAQPQWVPAMVEEALRLVEEDHKLCDRIADHGAELVQPGSRLLTHCNTGGLATAGIGTAIGVLLRAHQQGKVQQVWVDETRPLLQGGRLTAWELGELGIPYRLICDSMAASLMAQGQVDAVWVGADRIAANGDVANKIGTYSLAVLAHYHRIPFYVAAPHTTHDPHCPNGAAIPIEQRAAAEVTGVSGSFGSCQWAPADAPVYNPAFDVTPAALISGWVFDSGVITPQQVKEGIFQRALG, from the coding sequence ATGCAATCGCTTAACACCACCAGTTTGACCCTGAGTGACAACCGACTTTGGATCCTCGACCAGCAGGCTTTGCCGCAGGAGAAACTGTGGCGCCAGTGCGACACCGTAGAAGAGTTGGTCGATCACATCCTCACCTTGCGGGTGCGGGGCGCACCGCTGATCGGCCTGTCCGCCAGCCTGTTGCTGGCGCTGCTGGCGGAGCGCGGTCTGCCGCGTGAAGAACTGGAGCAAGCGTTGGCCACCTTACGCGCCTCGCGCCCGACGGCGGTTAATCTGATGAACAATCTGGACCGCATGAAACAGGCTCTGGCACAACCGCAGTGGGTGCCTGCGATGGTGGAAGAAGCGTTGCGACTGGTGGAAGAAGACCACAAGTTGTGCGATCGGATCGCCGATCATGGCGCGGAACTGGTGCAGCCCGGCAGCCGCCTGCTGACCCATTGCAATACCGGTGGCCTGGCGACCGCCGGTATCGGCACGGCTATCGGGGTGCTGTTGCGCGCCCATCAGCAAGGAAAAGTACAGCAGGTGTGGGTCGACGAAACTCGTCCGTTGCTGCAAGGTGGTCGCCTTACCGCCTGGGAACTGGGCGAGCTCGGCATTCCCTACCGGCTGATTTGCGATTCGATGGCCGCCAGCCTGATGGCGCAGGGCCAGGTAGATGCCGTGTGGGTTGGCGCAGACCGCATTGCCGCCAACGGCGACGTCGCCAACAAGATTGGCACCTACAGCCTGGCGGTGCTGGCGCACTATCACCGTATTCCGTTCTACGTGGCCGCCCCGCACACCACCCACGATCCGCACTGCCCGAATGGCGCGGCCATCCCGATTGAGCAACGGGCAGCAGCCGAAGTGACCGGCGTCTCCGGCAGTTTCGGATCATGCCAGTGGGCGCCTGCCGATGCCCCGGTCTATAACCCGGCGTTTGACGTGACGCCTGCGGCGCTGATTAGCGGTTGGGTGTTCGACAGCGGCGTGATTACGCCGCAACAGGTTAAAGAGGGGATTTTTCAGCGAGCGTTGGGGTAA
- a CDS encoding nucleobase:cation symporter-2 family protein produces MALSQDKGAASCCPEDEKLPLGKTFAFGLQHILTMYGGIIAPPLIIGSAAGLGAPQIGMLVTAALFVSGLATLLQTLGLPGLGSRLPLVQGVSFAGVATMVTIVTGDGGLPAVFGAVIAASLAGLLIAPFFSQIIRFFPPVVTGTVVTVIGLSLMPVAVRWAMGGNAKAADWGATGNIGLAAFTLAVILLLNKIGSPALKRLSVLLAMAVGCVAAALAGKVSFAAVGNGPWLAFPEPFAYGWPTFELSAILSMLLIVLVLLTETTAGLMAVGEIVGSPVNSHRIAKGLRADMLSSALSPVFNSFPQSSFAQNIGLVAITGVKSRFVVSAGGAILVLLGVLPVLGRLVACIPPPVLGGAGVVLFGTVAASGIRTLAKVEYKDNMNLVVVATAIAFGMIPIVMPTFYDQFPNWVRTLLHSGISASCLAALLLNLLFNRIDAAEKNATEEQLS; encoded by the coding sequence ATGGCTCTGTCTCAGGATAAGGGTGCGGCTTCGTGCTGCCCGGAAGATGAAAAACTGCCGCTGGGAAAAACCTTTGCTTTCGGCCTGCAGCATATTTTAACCATGTACGGTGGAATTATTGCGCCGCCCTTGATCATAGGTTCGGCTGCGGGTTTAGGCGCGCCGCAGATTGGCATGCTGGTGACGGCGGCGCTGTTTGTCAGTGGGTTGGCGACGTTGCTGCAAACCCTCGGCCTGCCCGGCCTGGGTTCACGCCTGCCGCTGGTGCAGGGCGTTTCCTTCGCCGGGGTGGCGACCATGGTGACCATCGTGACCGGGGATGGCGGGCTGCCTGCGGTATTTGGTGCGGTGATCGCCGCCTCGCTGGCGGGGCTGTTGATCGCACCGTTTTTCTCGCAAATTATCCGCTTCTTCCCGCCGGTGGTGACCGGCACCGTGGTGACGGTGATAGGTCTGTCGTTGATGCCGGTGGCGGTGCGCTGGGCAATGGGCGGCAACGCCAAGGCGGCGGATTGGGGGGCGACCGGGAATATTGGCCTGGCTGCTTTCACGCTGGCGGTCATTTTGTTGCTCAATAAGATCGGTTCCCCGGCGTTGAAGCGGTTGTCGGTACTGCTGGCGATGGCCGTAGGCTGCGTAGCGGCGGCGCTGGCGGGGAAAGTGAGCTTTGCCGCCGTGGGCAACGGGCCGTGGTTGGCCTTCCCCGAACCTTTCGCCTACGGTTGGCCAACCTTCGAGCTGAGCGCGATCCTGTCCATGCTGTTGATCGTACTGGTGCTGTTGACGGAAACCACCGCCGGGCTGATGGCGGTGGGGGAAATCGTGGGTTCGCCGGTCAATTCGCACCGTATCGCCAAGGGGCTGCGTGCCGATATGCTCTCCAGCGCGCTGTCGCCGGTATTTAACTCATTCCCGCAAAGCTCGTTTGCCCAGAATATCGGCCTGGTGGCAATCACCGGCGTGAAAAGCCGTTTTGTGGTCAGTGCCGGGGGCGCCATTTTGGTGCTGCTGGGCGTGTTGCCGGTTCTCGGGCGGTTGGTGGCCTGCATTCCGCCGCCGGTATTGGGCGGCGCCGGCGTGGTGCTGTTCGGTACGGTGGCGGCCAGCGGCATTCGCACTCTGGCGAAGGTGGAGTATAAGGACAACATGAATCTGGTGGTGGTGGCGACGGCGATTGCCTTCGGCATGATCCCGATTGTGATGCCGACTTTTTACGATCAGTTCCCGAATTGGGTGCGTACCTTGCTGCATTCAGGTATCAGCGCGTCGTGTCTGGCGGCGCTGTTGCTGAATCTGTTGTTCAACCGGATCGATGCGGCAGAGAAAAATGCGACGGAGGAACAGCTTTCCTGA
- the hpxK gene encoding allantoate amidohydrolase: MAALLTAQEAEQAAARVMARCDALAAISATPGQLTRVYLSPEHRRANQRVGDWMRTLGMTVHQDSVGNICGRYEGQTPGAPALLLGSHLDTVRNAGRYDGMLGVLTALEVVAHLHRQQRRLPVAVEVIGFADEEGTRFGVALLGSRGITGQWPAEWLERTDAEGISMAQALREFGLDPAAVGEAKRAQRDICGYLELHIEQGPCLEAADLALGVVTAINGARRLNCTFTGEAGHAGTVPMGQRKDALAAAAEWMVAVETITSAGDPHLVATVGRIESLPGAVNVIPGEVTLSLDVRGPEDGPLAALLAQLLAQAEAICARRGLSFASEEFYRINATACDANLQRRWQDGVMQVQGRSMALPSGAGHDAIAVAACWPVGMLFVRCDRGISHHPAEAVTHADVALAIQAYCQTVVSWEEA, encoded by the coding sequence ATGGCGGCGCTGTTAACCGCCCAGGAGGCGGAACAGGCGGCGGCCCGCGTTATGGCGCGCTGCGATGCGCTGGCGGCGATCAGCGCCACGCCGGGCCAACTGACGCGGGTCTATCTGTCGCCGGAACATCGGCGCGCCAACCAACGGGTGGGCGACTGGATGCGTACCCTTGGCATGACAGTGCATCAGGACAGCGTCGGCAATATCTGCGGCCGTTACGAAGGCCAAACGCCAGGCGCACCGGCGCTGCTGCTCGGTTCGCATCTTGATACGGTGCGCAATGCCGGCCGCTACGACGGCATGCTTGGCGTACTGACCGCCCTGGAAGTGGTGGCGCATCTGCATAGGCAGCAGCGGCGTTTGCCGGTGGCGGTGGAAGTGATTGGCTTCGCCGATGAAGAGGGCACCCGCTTTGGCGTTGCCTTGTTGGGCAGCCGGGGGATTACCGGGCAGTGGCCTGCCGAGTGGCTGGAACGGACCGATGCAGAAGGGATCAGCATGGCGCAGGCGCTGCGCGAGTTTGGGCTGGATCCGGCGGCGGTGGGTGAGGCCAAGCGTGCACAACGTGATATCTGCGGTTATCTGGAGTTGCATATTGAGCAGGGGCCTTGCCTGGAAGCGGCCGATTTGGCGCTGGGAGTGGTGACGGCAATCAACGGCGCTCGCCGGCTCAACTGCACCTTTACCGGCGAGGCGGGCCATGCGGGCACCGTGCCGATGGGGCAACGCAAAGACGCGCTGGCTGCGGCGGCGGAATGGATGGTGGCAGTCGAGACGATCACTTCGGCCGGCGATCCACATCTGGTGGCCACCGTAGGCCGAATCGAAAGCCTGCCGGGAGCGGTCAACGTCATCCCCGGCGAGGTAACATTGTCGCTCGACGTGCGCGGCCCGGAGGATGGCCCATTGGCGGCGTTGCTGGCGCAACTGCTGGCACAGGCCGAGGCGATCTGCGCGCGCCGGGGGCTGAGTTTTGCCAGCGAAGAGTTTTACCGCATAAATGCAACAGCCTGTGATGCAAATTTGCAACGGCGCTGGCAGGACGGCGTAATGCAGGTTCAGGGCCGCAGTATGGCGCTGCCGAGCGGCGCCGGGCACGATGCGATAGCCGTGGCGGCCTGCTGGCCGGTGGGGATGTTGTTTGTGCGCTGCGATCGCGGTATCAGCCATCATCCGGCAGAGGCCGTCACTCACGCCGATGTGGCGTTGGCGATTCAGGCCTACTGTCAGACGGTTGTCAGTTGGGAGGAAGCCTGA
- the mtnC gene encoding acireductone synthase, translating into MIRAIVTDIEGTTSDIRFVHQVLFPYARERLAEFLRQHAADAEVAAPLAALRQEIDQPQADIEQLIAALYGFMDEDRKSTALKALQGIIWRSGYQNGDFRGHLYPEVAEQLAAWQQQGLKLYVYSSGSVEAQKLLFGYSDAGDLQPLFSGYFDTHVGAKRETASYRNIAAEIGIAPDALLFLSDIHQELDAARDAGWRTCQLIRDDADAQSRHPQVNRFDQIDLGEFAA; encoded by the coding sequence ATGATCCGCGCCATCGTCACCGATATTGAAGGCACCACCAGCGATATTCGCTTCGTGCACCAGGTGCTGTTTCCCTATGCGCGTGAGCGGCTGGCTGAGTTTCTTCGCCAGCACGCCGCCGATGCCGAAGTGGCCGCACCGCTGGCCGCGCTGCGGCAGGAGATTGACCAACCGCAGGCAGACATTGAGCAGTTGATTGCCGCGCTGTACGGTTTTATGGATGAAGATCGCAAATCCACCGCGCTGAAGGCGCTGCAGGGCATCATCTGGCGCAGCGGCTACCAAAACGGTGATTTTCGCGGTCATCTGTACCCGGAAGTGGCCGAACAACTGGCTGCCTGGCAGCAGCAAGGGCTGAAACTGTACGTCTACTCTTCCGGCTCGGTGGAGGCGCAAAAGCTGCTGTTCGGCTACAGCGACGCGGGGGATTTGCAACCGCTGTTCAGCGGCTATTTCGACACCCATGTCGGCGCCAAGCGCGAAACCGCCTCGTACCGAAATATCGCCGCTGAAATCGGCATTGCGCCCGACGCGCTGTTGTTCCTTTCCGACATTCATCAAGAGTTGGACGCCGCACGTGACGCAGGCTGGCGTACTTGCCAGTTGATCCGCGACGACGCCGACGCGCAGAGCCGGCATCCGCAGGTTAACCGTTTTGATCAGATCGATTTAGGGGAGTTTGCCGCATGA
- a CDS encoding pyridoxal-phosphate-dependent aminotransferase family protein, translating to MLDITQFDQINPPARLLMGPGPINADPRVLRAMSSQLIGQYDPAMTGYMNQVMELYRALFRTENRWTMLVDGTSRSGIEAMLISSIRPGDKVLVPVFGRFGHLLCEIARRCRAEVHTIEVPWGEVFSADQIEDAIKKVRPRLLLTVQGDTSTTMLQPLDELGDICRRHGVLFYTDATASFAGNPLETDAWGLDAVSAGLQKCLGGPSGSSPVTLSPQFEEIVRRRKCVEQGIRTSDHADGDDEMIYSNYFDLGMIMDYWGPERLNHHTEATSMLFAARECARVILEEGLENTIARHKLNGAAMLAGIQGMGLEVFGDLDNRMNNVLGVVIPQQVHGEQVRQMMLNDFAIEIGTSFGPLQGKIWRIGTMGYNARKDCVLQTLTALEAVLNRLGFASTQGEALQAAWNTYDAGIR from the coding sequence CTCGCCTGTTGATGGGGCCGGGGCCGATCAACGCCGATCCGCGCGTGCTGCGCGCCATGTCGAGCCAACTGATCGGCCAGTACGATCCGGCGATGACCGGCTACATGAACCAGGTTATGGAGTTGTACCGCGCGCTGTTCCGCACCGAAAACCGCTGGACCATGCTGGTGGACGGCACCTCGCGTTCCGGTATTGAAGCCATGCTGATCTCCTCGATTCGCCCCGGCGACAAGGTGTTGGTGCCGGTGTTTGGCCGTTTCGGCCATCTGCTGTGCGAAATAGCCCGTCGCTGCCGTGCCGAGGTGCACACTATCGAGGTGCCCTGGGGCGAGGTGTTCAGCGCCGATCAGATTGAAGACGCGATCAAGAAGGTACGCCCGCGCCTGCTGTTGACGGTACAGGGCGATACGTCCACCACCATGTTGCAGCCGCTGGACGAATTGGGTGACATCTGCCGCCGCCACGGCGTGCTGTTCTACACCGACGCCACCGCCTCCTTCGCCGGCAACCCGCTGGAAACCGACGCCTGGGGGCTGGACGCGGTATCCGCCGGCCTGCAGAAATGCCTGGGCGGCCCGTCCGGCAGTTCGCCCGTCACCCTCAGCCCGCAGTTTGAAGAGATCGTCCGCCGCCGTAAATGCGTGGAGCAGGGCATTCGCACGTCTGACCATGCCGACGGCGACGACGAGATGATCTACTCCAACTATTTCGATCTCGGCATGATCATGGATTACTGGGGCCCGGAACGCCTGAATCACCATACCGAAGCCACCAGCATGCTGTTCGCCGCGCGCGAGTGCGCCCGGGTGATCCTGGAAGAAGGGCTGGAAAATACCATCGCCCGCCACAAACTGAACGGCGCGGCGATGCTGGCCGGCATTCAGGGTATGGGGCTGGAGGTGTTCGGCGATCTCGATAACCGCATGAACAACGTGCTGGGGGTGGTGATCCCGCAGCAGGTTCACGGCGAGCAGGTGCGTCAGATGATGCTGAATGATTTCGCCATCGAGATCGGCACCTCGTTCGGCCCGCTGCAGGGCAAAATCTGGCGTATCGGCACCATGGGTTACAACGCACGCAAAGACTGCGTGTTGCAGACCCTGACCGCGCTGGAGGCGGTGCTGAACCGGCTGGGCTTCGCCAGCACGCAGGGCGAAGCCTTGCAGGCGGCCTGGAATACCTACGACGCCGGGATCCGCTGA
- the uraD gene encoding 2-oxo-4-hydroxy-4-carboxy-5-ureidoimidazoline decarboxylase — protein MDLHAFNRLSPPEAERLLRPCVDIPSWIAAVIAARPFAGLDAALAFARQASQRWQAEDVNRALAQHPRIGERAGGPGREAQFSRREQAAVNTEDAALTEALLAGNRRYEARFDQVFLIRAAGRDGQAILRELERRLNNNAEQEQRETAEQLREIVMLRFKELLSDE, from the coding sequence ATGGATTTGCACGCGTTTAACCGGCTGTCGCCGCCGGAAGCCGAGCGGTTGCTGCGCCCCTGCGTGGATATTCCGTCCTGGATCGCGGCGGTGATTGCCGCCCGGCCGTTCGCCGGCCTTGATGCCGCACTGGCGTTTGCCCGGCAGGCGTCACAGCGCTGGCAGGCGGAGGACGTCAATCGGGCGCTGGCGCAGCACCCACGCATCGGCGAACGTGCCGGCGGGCCAGGCCGCGAGGCGCAGTTTTCCCGGCGTGAACAGGCGGCGGTCAATACGGAGGACGCCGCGCTGACCGAGGCGCTGCTGGCAGGCAATCGGCGTTATGAAGCGCGATTTGATCAGGTGTTTCTGATCCGCGCCGCCGGCCGCGATGGCCAGGCTATATTGCGTGAGCTGGAGCGTCGGTTGAACAACAATGCGGAGCAGGAACAGCGGGAAACCGCCGAACAGCTGCGTGAAATCGTGATGCTGCGTTTTAAGGAGTTACTGAGCGATGAGTAA
- a CDS encoding 1,2-dihydroxy-3-keto-5-methylthiopentene dioxygenase: protein MSGLTIFSDKEPQQPLWQSQDAEAIQRQLTQIGVRFERWQADRELGENPEPAAVIAAYQHEIDRLVAEKGYQSWDVISMRPDNAQREALRSKFLSEHTHGEDEVRFFVAGAGLFCLHLDGKIFQILCEKNDLISVPANTRHWFDMGSAPNFTAIRVFDNPEGWVAHFTGDRIADAYPRLD, encoded by the coding sequence ATGAGTGGATTGACCATTTTCAGCGATAAAGAGCCGCAGCAGCCGTTATGGCAGAGCCAGGATGCCGAGGCGATTCAACGGCAACTGACGCAGATTGGCGTGCGCTTCGAGCGCTGGCAGGCGGATCGCGAACTGGGTGAAAACCCGGAGCCGGCGGCGGTGATTGCCGCCTATCAGCACGAGATTGATCGGCTGGTGGCGGAGAAGGGGTATCAGAGCTGGGACGTGATCAGCATGCGTCCGGACAATGCGCAGCGCGAAGCCTTGCGCAGCAAATTTCTTTCCGAACATACGCACGGCGAAGACGAGGTGCGTTTCTTTGTGGCCGGCGCAGGGCTGTTCTGCCTGCATCTGGATGGCAAGATCTTCCAGATCCTGTGTGAGAAGAACGATCTGATCTCGGTGCCGGCCAATACCCGTCACTGGTTCGATATGGGATCGGCGCCCAACTTTACCGCGATCCGCGTCTTCGATAATCCGGAAGGTTGGGTCGCGCATTTCACCGGCGACAGGATCGCTGACGCCTACCCGCGTCTCGACTGA
- a CDS encoding pyridoxal phosphate-dependent aminotransferase → MSTSALIPDSKLPALGTTIFTQMSALAAQHQAINLSQGFPDFDGPDYLKERLAWHVNQGANQYAPMTGVAPLREAIAEKTAGLYGWLPDAAGEVTVTAGATEALFAAISALVRPGDEVICFDPSYDSYAPAVTLSGGILKRIALQPPAFGVDWQQFAELLSPRTRLVILNTPHNPSATTWQAEDMQQLWHAISDHEIYVLSDEVYEHICFAQGGHASVLAHPQLRQRAIAVSSFGKTFHMTGWKVGYCVAPAALSAEVRKVHQYLTFSVNTPAQLALADMLRSEPEHWQQLSAFYRAKRDRFVQALSNSRLEILPCEGTYFLLADYSAVSDLDDVAFCHWLTEHVGVAAIPLSVFCADPFPHKLIRLCFAKQDATLDAAAERLCRL, encoded by the coding sequence ATGAGCACGTCAGCATTGATTCCCGACAGTAAATTGCCCGCTCTGGGCACCACCATTTTCACGCAGATGAGTGCGCTGGCGGCGCAGCATCAGGCGATCAACCTGTCGCAAGGCTTCCCCGATTTCGATGGCCCGGATTATCTGAAGGAACGCCTGGCCTGGCACGTCAACCAGGGTGCCAACCAATATGCCCCCATGACCGGTGTCGCGCCATTGCGCGAAGCCATCGCCGAGAAAACCGCCGGGCTGTACGGCTGGCTGCCGGACGCCGCCGGCGAAGTCACGGTGACGGCCGGCGCCACTGAAGCGCTGTTCGCCGCCATCAGCGCCTTGGTGCGCCCCGGCGATGAAGTGATTTGTTTCGACCCGAGCTACGACAGCTATGCGCCGGCGGTCACGCTGTCCGGCGGCATATTGAAACGCATTGCGCTACAGCCGCCGGCATTCGGCGTAGACTGGCAGCAGTTTGCCGAATTGCTTTCGCCACGCACCCGTCTGGTGATCCTCAATACGCCGCACAACCCGTCCGCCACCACCTGGCAGGCGGAAGATATGCAACAACTGTGGCACGCGATTAGCGATCACGAAATCTATGTGCTGAGCGACGAAGTGTATGAGCATATTTGCTTTGCCCAGGGGGGCCACGCCAGCGTGCTGGCCCATCCGCAGCTGCGGCAACGTGCCATCGCGGTGTCTTCTTTCGGCAAAACCTTCCATATGACCGGTTGGAAAGTGGGTTACTGCGTGGCCCCCGCCGCGCTGAGCGCCGAAGTACGCAAAGTGCATCAATACCTGACTTTCTCGGTCAACACCCCGGCACAGCTGGCGCTGGCGGATATGCTGCGCAGCGAGCCGGAGCATTGGCAGCAGTTGTCGGCGTTTTACCGCGCCAAGCGCGATCGCTTTGTGCAGGCGTTGTCAAACAGCCGACTGGAAATTTTACCCTGTGAAGGTACATACTTCTTGCTGGCGGATTACAGCGCGGTCTCAGATTTGGACGACGTCGCTTTCTGTCATTGGTTAACCGAGCACGTGGGCGTGGCGGCAATTCCGCTGTCGGTCTTCTGTGCCGACCCTTTCCCTCATAAATTGATCCGGCTGTGCTTCGCTAAACAGGACGCCACGCTGGATGCGGCTGCGGAGCGGTTATGTCGACTTTAA
- a CDS encoding methylthioribulose 1-phosphate dehydratase, giving the protein MTENPQLTALLAACHWIGDKGWCPATGGNMSLRFDDQRCLVTESGKDKGSLTEADFLLVETATNHVPSGRTPSAETGLHTLIYRLYPQIGAVLHTHSVNATVLSRVERSDGLVLQGYEMQKSLGGQSSHLDSVIIPIFDNDQDIPRLAARVAAYAEVTPLQYGFLVRGHGLYCWGRQVAEARRHLEGLEFLFQCELQRRLLEAK; this is encoded by the coding sequence ATGACGGAAAATCCGCAACTTACAGCGCTATTGGCTGCCTGCCACTGGATTGGCGACAAGGGCTGGTGCCCGGCGACCGGCGGCAATATGTCGCTGCGTTTCGACGACCAACGTTGCCTGGTGACCGAATCCGGCAAGGATAAAGGCAGCCTGACCGAAGCGGACTTCCTGCTGGTGGAAACGGCGACCAATCATGTGCCGAGCGGCCGCACGCCTTCGGCGGAAACCGGCCTGCATACCCTGATTTACCGGCTGTACCCGCAGATTGGCGCGGTGTTGCATACGCATTCGGTGAATGCGACCGTACTGTCGCGCGTTGAACGCAGCGATGGGCTGGTGTTGCAGGGCTATGAAATGCAAAAATCGCTCGGTGGCCAGAGCAGCCATCTGGACAGCGTGATTATTCCCATTTTCGATAACGATCAGGATATTCCACGGCTTGCGGCGCGCGTGGCGGCTTATGCCGAAGTGACGCCGCTGCAGTACGGCTTTCTGGTTCGTGGACACGGCCTGTATTGCTGGGGCCGCCAGGTGGCGGAAGCCCGTCGTCACCTTGAAGGGCTGGAATTCCTGTTCCAGTGCGAACTGCAACGCCGCTTACTGGAGGCTAAATGA
- a CDS encoding amidohydrolase: MSTLKITLLQQPLVWRDGEANLRHFDELLAPLTGRDLIVLPEMFTTGFAMDAGESALPEQQVIAWLHGWASKNNALVGGSVALKTAEGAVNRFLLVEPHGRVHAYDKRHLFRMAGEHLHYRAGKKREIFEWRGWRILPQICYDLRFPVWSRYQQDYDLALYVANWPAPRSKHWQTLLAARAIENQVYVAGCNRVGEDGNGLNYSGDSLILSPQGETLAQAEPGAAARLDAELSLENLQSYRSAFPAWRDADSFLRHD; encoded by the coding sequence ATGTCGACTTTAAAAATTACCCTGTTGCAGCAACCGCTGGTCTGGCGCGACGGCGAAGCCAACCTGCGCCATTTCGACGAGCTGCTGGCACCGCTGACCGGCCGTGATCTGATCGTGCTGCCGGAAATGTTCACCACCGGCTTCGCGATGGACGCCGGGGAAAGCGCGCTGCCGGAGCAGCAGGTCATCGCCTGGCTGCACGGTTGGGCCAGCAAAAACAACGCCCTGGTCGGTGGCAGCGTGGCGTTGAAAACCGCCGAGGGCGCAGTCAACCGTTTCCTGTTGGTCGAACCTCACGGCCGGGTGCATGCGTACGATAAGCGCCACCTGTTCCGCATGGCCGGCGAGCACCTGCATTACCGCGCCGGTAAAAAACGCGAGATTTTCGAATGGCGCGGCTGGCGCATTCTGCCGCAGATCTGTTACGACCTGCGCTTCCCGGTGTGGTCCCGCTATCAGCAGGATTACGATCTGGCGCTGTACGTCGCCAACTGGCCGGCGCCGCGCAGCAAACACTGGCAAACGCTGCTGGCCGCACGCGCCATTGAGAATCAGGTCTACGTGGCCGGCTGCAACCGCGTCGGCGAAGACGGCAACGGGCTGAACTACAGCGGCGACAGCCTGATCCTCAGCCCGCAGGGGGAAACGCTGGCGCAGGCGGAACCGGGCGCCGCCGCACGGCTGGACGCCGAACTGTCGCTGGAAAACCTGCAGAGCTACCGCAGCGCTTTCCCGGCCTGGCGCGATGCCGACAGCTTCCTGCGGCACGATTGA
- the uraH gene encoding hydroxyisourate hydrolase — protein sequence MSNISTHILDTSLGKPAADVRVWLEREHDGQWRMQAESHTDADGRARDLTPDGLTAGHYRLYADLGGYFAAGRRDTLYATAIIDFVVGDAAQHYHLPLLISPYSYSTYRGS from the coding sequence ATGAGTAATATCAGCACCCACATTCTGGACACTTCACTGGGTAAACCTGCGGCAGACGTACGGGTGTGGCTGGAGAGAGAGCACGACGGGCAGTGGCGGATGCAGGCCGAAAGCCATACCGATGCCGATGGCCGCGCGCGCGACCTGACGCCGGATGGCCTCACCGCCGGGCATTACCGCCTGTATGCCGATCTCGGCGGCTATTTTGCCGCAGGCCGGCGCGACACGCTGTACGCCACGGCGATTATCGATTTTGTCGTCGGCGATGCGGCGCAGCATTACCATTTACCGTTGTTAATCAGCCCCTATTCGTACTCGACCTACCGCGGCAGTTGA